CCCCAAGGGAAGGAACCCCGCGCCATGGCCCACCGCACGCGCCCGCAGCGTCGCCCCGCCACCACCGCACTCGCCGCGCTCGCCGCCGCCACCCTCGCGATACCGCTGCTCTCCGCCTGCGGAGCGGTCCAGAAGGCCATGGACTGCGCCAACACCGCGTCCTCCGTCGTCAGCGCCGTCGACAAGCTCCAGCAGGCCGCGGACACCGCCGTCAGCGACCCGCAGAAGACCCAGCAGGCCCTCGACGACATCGACGCGAAGCTGCGCAAGCTCAGCAAGGACGCGAGCGACCCGGACCTGTCCAAGGCCATCGACAAGACGAACGACGGCATCAAGGCCGCCCGCAAGGACCTCGACAACAACAAGGCCCCCGACATCCAGCCGATCGTCGACGGGACCGGCGAAATGACCAAGATCTGCACCCCGGGATAGCCGGGATAATCGGGTCCCATGCAGACTCACACCGGCGGACCCTCCGCTCACCCCCGCCGCCTCATCCTCGCCACCCGCAACGCCGGCAAGGTCAGTGAACTCCGCGCCATCCTCGACGCGGCCGACCTCGGCATCGAACTCGTCGGTGCCGATGCCTACCCCCACATCCCCGACGTCAAGGAAACCGGCGTCACCTTCGCCGAGAACGCCCTCCTCAAGGCCCACGCCCTCGCCCAGGCCACCGGCTGCCCCGCCGTCGCCGACGACTCCGGCCTCTGTGTCGACGTCCTCGGCGGCGCGCCCGGCATCTTCTCCGCGCGCTGGGCCGGCACCCACGGCGACGACCGGGCCAACCTGGACCTGCTCCTGGCCCAGCTCGGCGACATCGCCGACGAGCACCGCGGCGCCCACTTCGCCTGCGCCGCCGCCCTCGCCCTGCCCGACGGCACCGAACGCGTCGTCGAGGGCACCCTCAAGGGCACCCTCCGCCACACCCCCTCCGGCACCGGCGGCTTCGGCTACGACCCCATCCTCCAGCCCCTCGGCGACACCCGTACCTGCGCCGAACTGACCCCCGCTGAAAAGAACGCCATCAGCCATCGCGGCGAGGCCTTCCGGGCGTTGGCACCGGTGGTGCGGGAGTTGTTGGGCTGAGGCCGGACAGCAAAACGGCCTCCCGGTCCGAGGACCGGGAGGCCGTACGCGCAGGTGGGCCCGGTGGGACTCGAACCCACGACACACCGGACCTAAACCGGCGCCCTCTAGCCAGCTGGGGTACGGGCCCGCGCGCCTACCTTACTGTGCCCGGGCGCGGGGTTGCGCGGGGATGGCCGGGTGCGCTGACCGGCAGGAGAAAGTCCTCGTCTGGCTGTGGCACGAAGGGCACAGATAGCGCAGGTTCTCCAGACGATTGTCCAGCCGGTCACCGTTGATGTGGTCGATTTCCAGGACGAGCCGCTTGCCCTGCCAGGTGTCCCCGAGGCTGCATTCCGAGCACCTCCGGGGAACCTTGTTCTCGTCGAGGGCGCGGCGTAGGAACACCGTCTTCTCGCGCCGGGAACCGGGTTCGCGTTGCCGCAGGATGTTGTCGGCAGACTTGCGGGACGGCGAGGGAAGCCCACGCCTGTGGCCCTGACCGGTGAAGTGCTCGGTCGACAGGCCGTATGCCTCGATGCTGCGTTTCAGTGCTCTCCGGGATGTGCTGTTGTCGGTCCGGCCGAGGTGGGCGAGGACTCCGGCGAGGCTCTGTGAGGCGACCACGGCCATTTCCAGTTGACGGCGTGGGAGCAGGGCAGAGCCACGCCCGCGGCGGGTGAAGTGGGAGATGTCGATGCCGAATTGCTCCAGCTTCCTGTAGAGGTGCGTGTACGCGCTGTCGTAGGGCGGAACCTCCATGTACTCCAGCATCTC
This genomic stretch from Streptomyces nigrescens harbors:
- the rdgB gene encoding RdgB/HAM1 family non-canonical purine NTP pyrophosphatase — its product is MQTHTGGPSAHPRRLILATRNAGKVSELRAILDAADLGIELVGADAYPHIPDVKETGVTFAENALLKAHALAQATGCPAVADDSGLCVDVLGGAPGIFSARWAGTHGDDRANLDLLLAQLGDIADEHRGAHFACAAALALPDGTERVVEGTLKGTLRHTPSGTGGFGYDPILQPLGDTRTCAELTPAEKNAISHRGEAFRALAPVVRELLG
- a CDS encoding HNH endonuclease, giving the protein MARHPTYTRDLLTRTAADSTSLVDMLRRLDAPLGSGPRRYLRDRLKHHGVDTTHFVDEALPPRQRRAYTRALLGEAAAQSHSIREMLEYMEVPPYDSAYTHLYRKLEQFGIDISHFTRRGRGSALLPRRQLEMAVVASQSLAGVLAHLGRTDNSTSRRALKRSIEAYGLSTEHFTGQGHRRGLPSPSRKSADNILRQREPGSRREKTVFLRRALDENKVPRRCSECSLGDTWQGKRLVLEIDHINGDRLDNRLENLRYLCPSCHSQTRTFSCRSAHPAIPAQPRARAQ